One window of the Chitinophaga niabensis genome contains the following:
- a CDS encoding iron chaperone, which yields MKAKNIDSYIAGFPKEIQDPLKEIRAAIKKAAPALEEAIKYDMPTFILDGKNFFHFAAYKHHISFFGAGIVNEELAHYKSGKGTLQFPLSQPMPLDLITRIVTAKINQPNI from the coding sequence ATGAAAGCAAAAAACATTGATTCCTATATTGCCGGATTTCCAAAAGAGATCCAGGATCCGTTGAAGGAAATAAGAGCTGCCATTAAAAAGGCAGCTCCTGCATTGGAAGAAGCTATCAAATATGATATGCCTACTTTCATACTGGACGGGAAGAACTTCTTCCACTTCGCGGCATATAAGCACCACATCAGTTTTTTTGGAGCAGGTATTGTGAATGAAGAGCTTGCACATTATAAGAGTGGAAAGGGTACTCTTCAGTTCCCGTTAAGCCAGCCTATGCCCTTGGATCTGATCACCCGGATCGTTACTGCTAAAATTAATCAACCCAATATTTAG
- a CDS encoding GNAT family N-acetyltransferase, translated as MRALKPPQARISGQVMVLMAVDHIQKYAEIPAGGLTTKTMTPTIVHTEPVLTVHSVEETIKYWQEVFGFPDKWMWGDPPTHGAVSWHGAQVQFSYDPALAATSRGNAIFVRVRQLEALYDFHKERGADIVSPLENKPWGMAGYTVRDLNGYYIDFGGQTITIRQKSQSSLPSYIQVLKRTPTPEEFRRIAISVGWADPERDNMEKIAAMLAPVTHSIVAVNGNTGEAVGCALLLGDKVTFYYVKDVMVHPDWQGKRIGTAMMKALIDLVDDDIMVTLICGEDLAPFYQQFDFIPTFGMIRFKRISA; from the coding sequence ATGCGTGCCTTAAAACCGCCACAGGCAAGGATAAGTGGTCAGGTAATGGTGTTGATGGCTGTCGATCACATTCAGAAATACGCTGAAATCCCCGCTGGTGGCCTAACTACAAAAACAATGACACCGACAATTGTTCACACAGAACCAGTACTAACCGTACACAGTGTAGAAGAAACCATTAAATACTGGCAGGAGGTCTTTGGCTTCCCCGATAAATGGATGTGGGGAGACCCACCTACACATGGCGCAGTTTCCTGGCATGGCGCCCAGGTACAATTCTCCTACGATCCTGCATTAGCCGCCACTTCCAGGGGCAATGCCATCTTCGTCCGGGTAAGGCAACTGGAAGCCCTATACGATTTCCACAAGGAAAGAGGGGCCGACATCGTTTCCCCCCTTGAAAACAAACCCTGGGGCATGGCTGGTTACACCGTCCGCGACCTCAATGGTTATTACATTGACTTTGGCGGGCAAACCATCACCATCCGGCAAAAAAGTCAGAGTAGTTTACCTTCCTACATCCAGGTCCTGAAAAGGACGCCCACTCCGGAAGAGTTCAGGCGTATAGCCATCTCAGTAGGTTGGGCAGATCCTGAAAGGGACAATATGGAAAAGATCGCAGCTATGCTCGCCCCGGTAACACATTCCATAGTAGCAGTAAACGGCAATACCGGAGAAGCGGTCGGATGTGCCCTGTTACTCGGAGATAAAGTCACCTTCTATTACGTAAAGGATGTAATGGTGCATCCCGACTGGCAGGGCAAACGCATTGGCACCGCCATGATGAAAGCACTGATCGACCTCGTGGATGACGACATTATGGTCACCCTTATTTGCGGAGAAGACCTCGCCCCCTTCTATCAACAGTTTGATTTTATCCCAACCTTTGGCATGATCCGTTTTAAAAGGATCAGCGCATAA
- a CDS encoding DUF1349 domain-containing protein — protein MKQLVIIACILFSNGLKAQTMKWFNEPKKWAQTSVLAVTVDPGTDYWQVTHYGFKRDNGPFYYQEQEGDFEASVKITGQYKELFHQAGLMIRIDAKNWIKTGIEYVDGVQNVSAVVTREVSDWSVVPRHDSPESMWLKLLRKGDYVQIEYSFDNKEFKMLRLAYFPPKVKVQIGPVAAAPGKEQFDVVFEDFKVLKK, from the coding sequence ATGAAACAACTGGTTATTATTGCGTGTATATTATTTTCAAATGGATTGAAAGCGCAAACAATGAAATGGTTTAATGAACCTAAAAAATGGGCACAGACTTCCGTATTGGCGGTGACCGTAGATCCGGGTACAGATTACTGGCAGGTGACACATTATGGCTTTAAGCGGGATAACGGGCCGTTCTATTACCAGGAGCAGGAAGGGGATTTTGAAGCCAGTGTGAAGATCACAGGGCAGTATAAAGAGTTGTTCCATCAGGCTGGTTTGATGATCCGTATCGATGCAAAGAACTGGATCAAAACGGGCATTGAATATGTGGATGGTGTGCAGAATGTGAGTGCAGTGGTAACCCGGGAAGTGTCTGATTGGTCTGTGGTTCCACGGCATGATAGTCCAGAGAGCATGTGGTTGAAACTGCTGCGTAAAGGAGATTATGTGCAGATTGAATATTCTTTTGACAATAAGGAGTTTAAAATGCTGCGCCTGGCATATTTCCCGCCAAAGGTGAAAGTGCAGATAGGGCCTGTAGCTGCAGCCCCGGGGAAAGAGCAATTCGATGTAGTGTTTGAAGATTTTAAAGTGCTGAAGAAATAA
- a CDS encoding SusE domain-containing protein — MKRYIIALLTLAAFLPACKKDDYKLNINLKPVEKLSAPVNNKFTKLQPATSAALSFEWEQARAEDGSLVLYEVVFDKENGDFSNPIAKIASDGGGIQNKLTLSHKDLNSMAGKAGIAALATGKLKWSVNASKGYNIQPAKESRIIELERPNGFAEIPVDVFLTGAATEGGATLANAMKMKAVTAGVFEIYTSLKDGKYQFVDRKTGTPNTFYLQGELLKENGESTQAGGTKAYRIRLDFNNAAATVTEITGMGLWFAPDNKIMYDLTYAGNSTWSFQNKLITFKQESWGRDERYKFRINVKNAAGVAGEEWVGSSNADNNRPTDATPAAFWEIRTITNNDQWNYCYKFKAAVDTKNCDVNVYFQADKNYTHEVIVK; from the coding sequence ATGAAAAGATACATCATTGCTTTACTTACCCTGGCCGCATTCCTGCCAGCATGTAAGAAGGACGACTATAAACTGAACATTAACCTGAAGCCGGTGGAAAAACTCAGTGCCCCGGTCAACAATAAATTCACCAAACTGCAACCTGCTACCAGCGCTGCACTCAGCTTTGAATGGGAGCAGGCCAGGGCAGAAGATGGTTCCCTGGTATTGTATGAAGTGGTGTTCGATAAAGAGAATGGCGATTTCTCTAACCCCATTGCCAAGATAGCTTCAGACGGTGGCGGTATCCAGAATAAACTCACCCTCTCTCATAAAGACCTGAACAGTATGGCCGGAAAAGCTGGTATTGCTGCACTGGCTACCGGTAAACTGAAATGGTCTGTAAATGCTTCCAAAGGGTATAACATTCAACCGGCGAAAGAAAGCAGGATCATTGAACTGGAAAGGCCAAATGGTTTTGCAGAAATACCGGTAGATGTATTCCTGACCGGTGCTGCTACAGAAGGCGGCGCCACATTAGCGAACGCCATGAAGATGAAGGCGGTGACAGCTGGCGTGTTTGAGATCTATACTTCCTTAAAAGACGGTAAATACCAGTTCGTAGACAGGAAAACAGGTACGCCTAATACCTTTTACCTGCAAGGTGAATTGCTGAAAGAGAACGGCGAAAGTACACAGGCTGGCGGTACCAAAGCATACCGCATCCGTTTAGATTTCAACAACGCAGCCGCAACGGTTACGGAGATTACGGGCATGGGGCTTTGGTTTGCACCTGATAACAAGATCATGTATGATCTTACATACGCAGGCAACAGCACCTGGAGCTTCCAGAATAAACTGATCACGTTCAAACAGGAGTCCTGGGGCCGTGATGAACGTTACAAATTCAGGATCAATGTGAAGAATGCCGCAGGTGTAGCAGGAGAAGAGTGGGTAGGCAGCTCCAATGCAGACAACAACCGGCCTACTGATGCAACACCGGCTGCTTTCTGGGAGATCAGGACCATCACCAATAACGACCAGTGGAACTACTGCTATAAATTCAAAGCTGCTGTAGACACAAAGAACTGTGATGTGAACGTCTACTTCCAGGCAGACAAGAATTATACACATGAAGTAATCGTAAAATAA
- a CDS encoding glycoside hydrolase family 76 protein: MPHSFLKITCALLLTVSLASCLKEPVDEGPGPGAGNKAYVFNWAQIADSSYTSLIGNFYNQPGKYYNENNSGKADFHYWRNAHALDVLIDAYVRKNDPQIKTRMDELLDGMKAKNGNTYINHFYDDMEWMALACLRAYEATSDVKYKTVAEQVWTDIKGGWDDTWGGGFYWNKERKNKNTPANAPACIIASRMYQVTQNPADLEWAKKSYQWQKANLVDPVSGLVWDGLDGNGTNKDWKFTYNQGVYIGAGIELYKITGEAVYINDAIKTANNSLTGDFTQGNIMKDEGGGDGGLFKGILVRNLLLLITDGNLSSTDKTKFINFLKLNGETLWLQGTSRPSIIYGPKWTSVVTTTDLSTQLSGAMLIEAVAKLKALGLID; this comes from the coding sequence ATGCCTCATTCTTTTCTAAAAATAACCTGTGCGTTACTGCTGACTGTTTCATTGGCTTCCTGCCTGAAAGAGCCTGTGGATGAAGGCCCGGGGCCTGGTGCCGGGAATAAGGCCTATGTGTTTAACTGGGCGCAGATTGCGGACTCTTCTTATACTTCCCTGATCGGTAACTTTTACAATCAGCCGGGTAAATACTACAATGAGAACAATTCCGGTAAAGCGGATTTTCACTACTGGCGGAATGCGCATGCGCTGGATGTACTGATTGATGCTTATGTGCGCAAGAACGATCCGCAGATCAAAACGCGGATGGATGAATTGCTGGATGGCATGAAAGCCAAGAATGGCAATACTTACATCAATCACTTCTACGATGATATGGAATGGATGGCATTAGCCTGCCTGCGTGCTTATGAAGCTACCAGTGATGTGAAATACAAAACGGTGGCGGAGCAGGTTTGGACGGACATTAAAGGTGGATGGGATGATACCTGGGGTGGTGGCTTCTATTGGAACAAAGAACGGAAAAACAAGAATACACCAGCCAATGCACCTGCCTGTATCATTGCTTCCCGGATGTACCAGGTAACGCAAAACCCTGCTGACCTTGAATGGGCTAAGAAGAGTTACCAGTGGCAGAAAGCGAATCTCGTGGACCCTGTATCCGGTCTTGTATGGGATGGCCTTGACGGGAATGGTACTAACAAGGACTGGAAGTTCACTTACAACCAGGGTGTTTATATCGGTGCAGGGATTGAGTTGTATAAGATCACAGGGGAAGCGGTGTATATCAATGATGCGATTAAAACGGCGAATAATTCACTGACGGGTGATTTTACGCAGGGCAATATTATGAAGGATGAAGGAGGGGGAGATGGAGGTTTGTTTAAAGGCATCCTGGTACGTAATCTTTTATTACTTATCACGGATGGTAACCTGAGCAGTACGGATAAAACCAAGTTCATCAACTTCCTGAAATTGAATGGAGAAACCTTGTGGTTGCAGGGTACTTCACGTCCATCCATTATTTATGGCCCCAAATGGACGAGTGTGGTTACTACTACCGATCTGTCTACCCAGCTGAGTGGCGCCATGCTGATAGAGGCTGTGGCGAAGTTGAAGGCCCTGGGGTTGATAGATTAG
- a CDS encoding GMC family oxidoreductase, translating to MANLNLKAKEANTYDAIVVGSGISGGWAAKELCEKGLKVLMLERGRQLEHIKDYTNAIKAPWEVPHRGRLTTAQKGSHPYLIRERVYSEFNESYWMKDEESPYTEKKRFDWTRPDIVGGRSIMWGRGSLRLSEMDFEANAKEGIGIDWPIRYRDIAPWYDYVEAFAGIAGTAEGLPHLPDGIFQPAMEMNCFEKEVKSRIEGKFPGRKMTMYRTANLTQPIGDRGKCQYRDRCARGCPFGAYFSTQSSTLPAAVKTGNLTLRPDSIVNSVIYDEEAGKATGVKVIDKHTKEVIEYHARIIFLNASTLGSTFIMLNSTSNRFPKGLGNDSEVLGKYLMDHHFHAGASGISEEFPDKYYYGNRPAGFYIPRFRNIGEDKQKYLRGFGYSGYSNRTGWARGIAELGIGEAYKDYLTEPGPWQMGLMGFGECLPYEENQVYLNHGQQDAWGQPVLEFNCEFKENEILMRKDMNQDAVAMLEAAGLKNVTPFNRDSYPGGAIHEMGTARMGCDPKDSILNEWNQVHSVKNVFVTDGACMTSSACQNPSLTYMALTARAADYAVSELKKMNL from the coding sequence ATGGCAAACTTAAATCTGAAAGCAAAGGAAGCAAACACCTATGATGCAATTGTGGTAGGCTCAGGTATCAGCGGAGGATGGGCCGCTAAAGAACTCTGTGAAAAAGGACTCAAAGTATTGATGCTGGAAAGAGGAAGACAATTAGAGCATATAAAAGATTACACCAATGCTATCAAAGCTCCCTGGGAAGTTCCTCACCGTGGCAGGCTCACCACTGCACAGAAAGGCAGCCACCCTTATCTTATCCGTGAACGCGTATACAGTGAATTCAATGAAAGTTACTGGATGAAGGATGAAGAAAGCCCTTACACCGAAAAGAAACGTTTCGACTGGACGCGCCCTGACATTGTAGGCGGCCGTTCCATTATGTGGGGCCGTGGTTCTCTGCGCCTGAGTGAAATGGATTTTGAAGCCAATGCAAAAGAAGGCATTGGTATAGACTGGCCCATCCGTTACAGGGACATTGCTCCCTGGTACGATTATGTAGAAGCCTTTGCAGGCATTGCCGGAACAGCGGAAGGACTCCCCCATCTCCCCGATGGCATTTTCCAGCCCGCCATGGAAATGAACTGTTTTGAAAAAGAAGTGAAGAGCCGGATCGAAGGAAAATTCCCCGGCCGCAAAATGACTATGTACCGCACTGCCAATCTCACCCAACCTATCGGCGACAGAGGCAAGTGCCAATACAGAGATCGTTGTGCCAGAGGATGCCCCTTCGGCGCTTATTTCAGTACACAGTCCTCTACCTTACCCGCTGCCGTAAAAACCGGCAACCTTACTTTACGTCCTGATTCTATCGTGAATTCCGTCATCTATGATGAAGAAGCTGGCAAAGCAACCGGCGTAAAAGTGATCGATAAACATACCAAAGAAGTGATAGAATATCATGCCCGCATCATCTTCCTGAATGCCTCTACTTTGGGAAGCACCTTCATTATGCTGAATTCCACTTCCAACCGTTTCCCAAAAGGCCTGGGCAACGACAGCGAAGTACTCGGCAAATACCTGATGGACCATCATTTCCATGCAGGCGCCAGCGGCATTTCTGAAGAGTTCCCCGATAAATATTATTACGGCAACCGCCCTGCCGGTTTTTACATTCCACGCTTCCGCAACATCGGAGAAGACAAACAAAAGTATCTCCGGGGTTTTGGCTATAGCGGTTACAGTAACCGCACAGGCTGGGCACGTGGTATTGCAGAACTGGGTATCGGCGAAGCCTACAAAGATTATCTCACAGAACCTGGTCCCTGGCAGATGGGTTTAATGGGTTTCGGCGAATGCCTCCCCTACGAAGAGAACCAGGTATACCTGAATCACGGCCAGCAGGATGCATGGGGCCAGCCTGTACTTGAATTCAACTGTGAGTTCAAAGAAAACGAAATACTCATGCGCAAGGATATGAACCAGGATGCGGTTGCCATGCTGGAAGCTGCAGGCCTGAAGAATGTAACACCCTTCAACAGGGATTCCTATCCCGGTGGTGCCATTCATGAAATGGGCACCGCGAGGATGGGCTGCGATCCCAAAGATTCCATATTGAATGAATGGAACCAGGTACACAGCGTAAAGAACGTATTCGTAACAGACGGCGCCTGCATGACCTCTTCCGCATGCCAGAACCCTTCATTGACGTATATGGCTTTAACAGCCAGGGCAGCGGATTATGCCGTGAGTGAATTGAAGAAGATGAATTTATAG
- a CDS encoding NADP-dependent oxidoreductase: MKAITLNGSGGTEQLRITELPQPVAQEGEVVVQVKAFSINPVDIKTRNGKALMGRLKDEKPIILGWDISGIVTAVGANVTGFKEGDAVFGMVNFPGHGKAYAEYVASPAAHLALKPDNISYEEAAAATLAALTAWQALVTHAKIRSGDKILIHAAAGGVGHYAVQIAKYLGAHVTGTSSAANKEFILGLGADVHIDYKSQRFEEVTGGLDLVLDAFGGDMIERSLEVIKPGGQLITLPSGAVEGLTEKSAAKGIKGYHFMVSSNGEDMVKLAELLEKGIIKSHVSQVFPFAEIAKAHQQVETGRTVGKVIVRP; encoded by the coding sequence ATGAAAGCTATCACATTAAACGGATCCGGGGGCACAGAACAGCTCCGGATTACAGAACTCCCCCAGCCTGTTGCGCAGGAAGGAGAAGTAGTAGTACAGGTTAAGGCCTTTAGCATCAATCCTGTTGATATAAAAACAAGGAATGGTAAAGCCTTGATGGGCAGGTTAAAAGACGAAAAACCTATTATACTGGGCTGGGATATTTCAGGCATTGTAACAGCCGTAGGTGCAAACGTCACTGGCTTTAAGGAAGGGGATGCTGTTTTCGGGATGGTTAATTTTCCAGGGCATGGTAAAGCTTATGCAGAATACGTAGCCTCACCGGCAGCGCACCTGGCTTTAAAGCCGGATAATATCAGTTATGAAGAAGCTGCCGCTGCTACCCTGGCAGCACTTACAGCTTGGCAGGCATTGGTAACGCATGCGAAGATCAGATCCGGTGATAAGATCTTAATACATGCAGCGGCTGGTGGCGTGGGCCATTATGCTGTACAGATCGCCAAATACCTGGGCGCACATGTTACAGGTACTTCTTCTGCTGCCAATAAAGAATTTATTTTAGGACTGGGTGCGGATGTACACATCGATTACAAAAGCCAGCGCTTTGAAGAAGTGACCGGAGGTCTTGATCTTGTACTGGATGCATTTGGTGGAGACATGATAGAACGTTCCCTGGAAGTAATAAAACCCGGCGGGCAATTGATCACTTTACCTTCAGGAGCAGTAGAAGGCCTCACCGAAAAATCCGCTGCGAAAGGTATTAAAGGTTATCATTTCATGGTATCCTCGAATGGAGAAGATATGGTTAAGCTGGCGGAGTTGCTGGAGAAAGGGATTATTAAGTCGCATGTATCGCAGGTGTTCCCATTTGCGGAGATAGCGAAAGCACATCAACAGGTGGAGACGGGGAGAACTGTGGGCAAGGTGATTGTTAGGCCTTAA
- a CDS encoding DNA alkylation repair protein: protein MKNTAEQFIAAVKKLSSPADQKKIQRYFKPDEADVFIGVPMGKLFALAKEHIDMPVSELEKLLDNPIHEVRAGALSIMDKDTRRNKIPENRRKELYDLHMRRHDRINNWDLVDVSAIYVVGRYLFDKPRKILYKLARSKNIWEHRTAIVSTAYFLKHKERDDTFAIAELLVKDKEDLIHKAAGGWIRQAGKVDKAALLAFLDKYAATMPRTMLRYAIEHLDVKQKKHYMELKKLT from the coding sequence ATGAAAAACACCGCAGAACAATTCATCGCTGCCGTAAAGAAACTCAGTTCTCCCGCTGATCAGAAAAAGATCCAACGTTATTTTAAACCGGATGAAGCAGATGTATTCATCGGCGTACCCATGGGAAAACTCTTTGCATTAGCCAAAGAACATATAGACATGCCGGTTAGTGAACTGGAGAAACTGCTGGACAATCCCATTCACGAAGTAAGGGCCGGTGCACTCAGCATCATGGATAAAGATACCCGCCGCAACAAGATCCCCGAAAACCGCCGTAAAGAACTCTACGATCTCCACATGCGCCGCCACGACAGGATCAACAACTGGGACCTCGTGGATGTAAGCGCCATATACGTTGTAGGCAGATACCTCTTTGACAAACCCCGCAAAATACTCTACAAACTCGCACGCTCTAAAAACATCTGGGAACACCGCACTGCCATTGTAAGTACCGCCTACTTCCTCAAACACAAAGAAAGGGACGATACCTTTGCCATCGCAGAACTACTGGTAAAAGATAAAGAAGACCTCATTCATAAAGCCGCTGGCGGCTGGATCCGCCAGGCCGGCAAAGTAGATAAGGCAGCATTACTCGCGTTCCTTGATAAATATGCCGCCACCATGCCCCGCACCATGTTACGCTATGCTATTGAACATCTGGATGTTAAGCAGAAGAAACACTATATGGAGCTGAAAAAGCTAACATAA
- a CDS encoding helix-turn-helix transcriptional regulator produces the protein MKRENLHEPFSIEFIETLDVCPKSGHTHNFFELVYILSGTGTQCINNNTSRYHEGHMFLITPEDCHSFQIETTTSFFFLRFNNIYLQSNSIHTDNVQRLEFILQNANHQPGCILKNKVDKSLVHPLVEAVIREHVNRDCYNRELIQHLVNTLIVVVARNISKYMPQQVGEQTDEKALDILSYIQNNIYYPEKIRTEVISKKFGVSESYLGRYFKRQTNETMQQYVTSYRMKMIEHRLLHSDLRMGEIVTEFGFTDESHLNKFFRKNKGISPTVFRKGSRLPV, from the coding sequence ATGAAACGGGAAAACCTGCATGAGCCATTTTCTATTGAGTTTATTGAAACATTGGATGTGTGCCCCAAGTCCGGGCATACCCATAACTTCTTTGAACTGGTATATATCCTTTCGGGTACAGGTACCCAATGCATTAATAACAATACCTCCCGGTATCATGAAGGGCATATGTTCCTGATCACACCGGAAGATTGCCATTCCTTCCAGATTGAAACCACTACTTCCTTCTTCTTTTTACGGTTTAATAACATCTACCTTCAGTCGAACAGCATTCATACGGATAATGTTCAAAGGCTGGAATTTATATTACAGAACGCCAACCATCAACCCGGCTGTATCCTGAAGAATAAGGTGGACAAAAGCCTGGTACATCCTTTGGTAGAAGCGGTGATCAGGGAACATGTGAACAGGGATTGTTATAACCGGGAACTGATCCAGCACCTGGTGAATACGCTGATCGTAGTAGTGGCGCGCAATATTTCCAAATACATGCCGCAGCAGGTGGGGGAACAGACAGATGAAAAGGCGCTGGACATCCTTTCCTATATTCAAAACAATATCTATTACCCGGAGAAGATCAGAACGGAAGTGATCAGTAAAAAGTTTGGGGTATCTGAATCCTATCTCGGGCGTTATTTCAAACGGCAGACGAACGAAACCATGCAGCAATACGTTACCAGCTACCGGATGAAAATGATCGAACACCGGCTGCTGCACAGTGATCTGCGCATGGGAGAGATCGTTACGGAATTTGGGTTTACAGATGAAAGCCACCTGAATAAGTTCTTCAGGAAGAACAAGGGTATCAGTCCTACAGTTTTCCGGAAAGGGAGCCGCTTGCCAGTTTAA
- a CDS encoding RagB/SusD family nutrient uptake outer membrane protein — protein sequence MKRSLLIICCITALFSCRKLEQPNTREFTEEAYWRDAQDALDALTSCYENMSNDFYYFGNEALSDNGFVAGGGFNGVSLVAGGSYDPANARVRSEWSYRYACIRKCNLVILNIDKVPSMDETLKKRIISEARFIRAYSYFEMTTWFGDVPFFTNLISIDESKTIARTPKATIIAFILKELAELRNDLPTNVQYAEKDRGRITKGAAIALSAKVRLYNGEWEEVKKECELLINSTANGTYTLVDNYANLFKVSGEFNSEVILDLQYGGGRTFSTQRSFLPQTVALLRSTLVPTQDLVDAYIMLNGKGIKEAGSGYNENDPYTNRDPRFKLTILHHGSTITDFENKVQTILTLPGSNPSTNSVDDQGASPTGYYFQKHYDVTAANYNSTLNLPLIRFADVLLMYAEAVNELGGLDAATWNKTIRAIRVRAKFTDAGATEFPGGAKDQLRPIVQRERRAELAFEGIRAFDIRRWKIADAVLNVPVRGIKVSSGAFNKDPNGYIIVENRRFENPKHYLWPVPTFERDQNKNLGQNPGWQ from the coding sequence ATGAAAAGATCATTGCTAATAATATGCTGTATCACTGCCTTGTTCAGCTGCCGGAAACTGGAGCAGCCGAATACGCGTGAGTTCACAGAAGAAGCCTACTGGCGGGATGCGCAGGATGCACTGGACGCACTCACCAGTTGCTATGAGAACATGTCCAACGACTTTTACTATTTCGGTAACGAAGCGTTGAGTGATAACGGGTTTGTGGCCGGCGGAGGGTTTAATGGTGTATCCCTGGTGGCAGGTGGCAGTTATGACCCTGCCAATGCAAGGGTAAGGAGTGAATGGAGTTACCGTTATGCCTGTATCCGTAAATGCAACCTGGTGATATTGAATATCGACAAGGTGCCTTCCATGGATGAAACACTCAAGAAACGGATCATTTCAGAAGCCCGTTTCATTCGTGCGTATTCTTATTTTGAAATGACCACCTGGTTTGGTGATGTACCTTTCTTCACCAACCTGATCTCTATTGATGAATCCAAAACCATCGCCCGTACACCAAAGGCTACGATCATCGCGTTCATCCTGAAAGAACTTGCTGAGTTGCGGAACGATCTGCCTACCAATGTACAGTATGCGGAAAAAGACAGGGGCCGTATCACCAAAGGCGCGGCCATTGCCTTAAGCGCGAAAGTAAGATTGTATAACGGGGAATGGGAAGAAGTAAAGAAGGAATGCGAACTGCTGATCAATTCCACTGCAAACGGTACCTACACTTTGGTAGACAATTATGCGAACCTGTTCAAGGTATCCGGTGAATTCAACAGCGAAGTGATCCTCGACCTGCAATATGGCGGCGGCAGAACTTTCAGTACACAAAGGAGTTTCCTCCCGCAAACAGTAGCCCTGCTGAGAAGTACACTGGTACCTACGCAGGACCTGGTGGATGCATACATCATGCTGAATGGAAAAGGCATTAAAGAAGCAGGTTCCGGTTACAATGAGAACGATCCTTACACCAACAGGGACCCTCGCTTCAAACTCACTATCCTGCACCATGGTTCTACCATTACAGATTTTGAGAATAAAGTTCAAACCATCCTTACATTACCCGGTTCCAATCCTTCCACCAATAGTGTGGATGATCAGGGGGCTTCGCCTACCGGTTATTACTTCCAGAAACATTATGATGTTACTGCGGCTAACTATAACTCCACCCTGAACCTTCCACTGATCCGCTTTGCAGATGTATTGCTGATGTATGCGGAAGCTGTGAATGAACTGGGCGGGCTGGATGCGGCCACCTGGAATAAAACGATCCGTGCCATACGTGTCCGTGCTAAATTCACAGATGCAGGTGCTACAGAATTTCCCGGTGGTGCCAAAGATCAGCTGCGGCCGATCGTACAAAGGGAAAGAAGAGCCGAGCTGGCTTTTGAAGGTATCCGCGCATTTGATATCCGCCGCTGGAAGATTGCGGATGCTGTGCTGAATGTACCGGTAAGAGGTATTAAAGTAAGCTCCGGGGCTTTTAATAAAGACCCTAACGGCTATATCATCGTGGAAAACAGGCGCTTCGAAAATCCTAAACATTACCTATGGCCGGTGCCCACTTTTGAGCGCGACCAGAATAAAAACCTTGGTCAGAACCCGGGATGGCAATAA
- a CDS encoding DUF1801 domain-containing protein encodes MSQEVTTYIKKLQPWQVKVCEELRKTVKEIIPDVEERLQYGKPHYLKNGHYAAVIHAAKDKVSFMLFNATELAEIKGFFKSMTGPERKTATITEGQEVNYKQLGELLKKASKSL; translated from the coding sequence ATGAGCCAGGAAGTTACAACGTATATCAAGAAATTGCAGCCATGGCAGGTGAAGGTTTGTGAGGAATTAAGAAAAACAGTAAAGGAGATCATTCCTGACGTGGAAGAGCGTTTACAATATGGTAAACCGCATTACCTGAAGAACGGGCATTATGCGGCTGTTATTCATGCAGCAAAGGATAAAGTATCTTTCATGCTTTTCAATGCTACAGAGCTGGCAGAGATCAAAGGGTTCTTTAAATCCATGACAGGCCCGGAGCGGAAAACGGCTACCATTACAGAAGGGCAGGAAGTGAATTACAAGCAGTTGGGAGAGCTTTTGAAGAAGGCATCTAAATCGCTGTAA